Proteins from one Armigeres subalbatus isolate Guangzhou_Male unplaced genomic scaffold, GZ_Asu_2 Contig162, whole genome shotgun sequence genomic window:
- the LOC134203055 gene encoding LOW QUALITY PROTEIN: ATP-binding cassette sub-family G member 4-like (The sequence of the model RefSeq protein was modified relative to this genomic sequence to represent the inferred CDS: inserted 1 base in 1 codon; deleted 1 base in 1 codon) codes for MSLDETVQVIIPLVKTISSLSFRNLNYTVNQNGKKQQLLKNISGTFRSGRLTAIMGPSGAGKSSLMNALSGFKTENITGHILINNEIVERHRYRRLIAYNTQDVPLLQNITVQETLHYAADLKLSSNVTRIHKTKIVNDIIALLGLAKCAHNQARVLSGGERKRLSIGLELVSNPKIMFFDEPTSGLDSESAFQVVSYMKDLAKQGRCVVSVIHQPSSELLELFDDIYVVADGRCMYQGSLEDMIGTLAGAGFECPQYYNRADFAMKVASTINTDPDKINPLLKQMESASSDQMNGFHDELNDGDQLLNESSRRGSSPQYPISQLRQFWILTRRTALDTFRNLTLTRLRFLGHVLFGLIVGSVFYNVGNNGAKVLANISCLIMILMFIMFXNAMTVVLTFPLEMAVFVREHKSNCYSVAAYFFSKLAADFPLMLASVTCCQVIVYYLSGQLDETQRIVMFWAICGLMGWTAQMYGMVAGCICPVDVSAFVVPSTIVPMVLFSGFFIRYGELLDVFKPLTYVSQFRYGFEGLALATYGFNRTEIACEDMFCYYRKSKKVLELLEIQNSNYWYDVAGLGVWIVLLHLLLYVSLKLRLRWTQ; via the exons ATGAGTCTCGATGAGACGGTACAAGTGATCATACCATTGGTGAAAACCATCAGCAGTTTATCTTTTCGAAATCTCAACTACACGGTCAACCAGAATGGGAAGAAGCAACAGCTGTTGAAGAATATTTCTGGTACGTTCCGTTCCGGGCGACTGACTGCAATTATGGGCCCTTCCGGTGCGGGGAAGTCTTCGCTGATGAACGCACTGAGCGGTTTCAA AACCGAGAACATCACGGGCCATATCCTGATTAATAACGAAATCGTAGAACGTCACAGGTATCGACGGTTGATTGCGTACAATACTCAGGACGTGCCTCTCCTTCAGAACATAACCGTCCAGGAAACACTTCACTACGCGGCAGATCTCAAACTGTCGTCCAATGTCACCCGAATACACAAAACCAAAATTGTGAACGACATAATCGCCCTGCTGGGATTGGCCAAGTGCGCCCACAATCAGGCACGGGTGCTTTCCGGTGGGGAACGAAAACGGCTCTCGATCGGACTGGAACTGGTATCGAATCCGAAGATTATGTTCTTCGACGAACCCACCAGCGGACTGGACAGTGAATCGGCGTTCCAGGTGGTATCGTACATGAAGGATCTGGCCAAGCAGGGCCGGTGTGTGGTTAGTGTGATCCATCAGCCAAGCTCCGAACTGCTGGAGCTGTTTGACGATATCTATGTGGTGGCGGATGGACGGTGCATGTACCAAGGGTCGTTGGAGGACATGATCGGGACGTTGGCTGGAGCCGGGTTTGAGTGTCCGCAGTATTACAATCGGGCTGATTTTG CTATGAAAGTGGCATCTACCATCAACACAGATCCAGATAAAATCAATCCGCTTCTGAAACAGATGGAATCCGCCAGCAGTGACCAAATGAATG GGTTCCACGACGAGCTGAACGACGGCGACCAGCTACTGAATGAATCTAGTCGACGGGGTTCGAGTCCCCAGTATCCGATATCGCAGTTGCGCCAGTTTTGGATTCTGACCCGACGAACGGCT CTGGACACGTTCCGCAATCTCACGCTGACCCGGTTGCGATTTCTCGGGCATGTGCTGTTCGGTCTGATTGTGGGTTCGGTGTTTTACAACGTTGGGAATAACGGCGCCAAAGTGCTGGCCAATATTAGCTGTTTGATTATGATACTGATGTTCATAATGT TCAACGCAATGACTGTGGTACTTACTT TCCCGCTGGAAATGGCGGTATTTGTGCGAGAGCACAAAAGCAACTGCTATTCGGTGGCTGCGTACTTCTTTTCGAAACTTGCGGCCGATTTTCCGTTGATGCTGGCCAGTGTGACATGCTGCCAGGTGATTGTTTACTATTTGAGCGGGCAGTTGGACGAAACCCAGCGGATAGTGATGTTCTGGGCCATTTGCGGACTGATGGGATGGACGGCGCAAATGTACGGAATGGTGGCCGGGTGCATATGTCCAGTGGATGTGAGCGCGTTTGTGGTTCCCAGCACGATAGTTCCGATGGTGCTGTTTTCGGGATTTTTCATTCGATACGGAGAGCTGTTGGACGTGTTCAAACCGCTCACGTACGTGTCGCAGTTCCGATATGGATTCGAAGGGCTGGCGTTGGCTACGTACGGATTCAATCGGACGGAGATTGCATGCGAAGATATGTTTTGCTACTAcaggaaaagtaaaaaagtgtTAGAACTGTTAGAAATTCAAAACAGCAACTATTGGTACGATGTGGCGGGACTCGGTGTATGGATTGTACTATTGCATCTGTTATTGTATGTTAGTTTGAAATTAAGACTTAGGTGGACTCAATAG